A window of the Halichoerus grypus chromosome 2, mHalGry1.hap1.1, whole genome shotgun sequence genome harbors these coding sequences:
- the SPMAP1 gene encoding sperm microtubule associated protein 1, with protein MSHLCECPLRLEKSFVLDGVAVSTKGRAYELLRPKLWSAIPPYNAQQDHHARRYFQSRVVPPLLRKTQQDHGGTGRDGWIVDYFHVFGEGQRYLNRRNWAGAGHSLQQVTGHDHYNAELKTIKGFNGRFGYRRNTPALRQRPSVFGEVTPFPLF; from the exons ATGTCGCACTTGTGCGAGTGTCCTCTGCGGCTGGAGAAGAGCTTCGTCTTGGACGGCGTGGCGGTGAGCACCAAGGGCCGCGCCTATGAGCTCCTGAGGCCCAAGCTCTGGTCGGCGATTCCGCCCTACAACGCCCAGCAGGACCACCACGCCCGCCGGTACTTCCAGAGCCGCGTGGTTCCGCCCCTTCTGCGGAAAACCCAACAG gATCACGGTGGCACAGGAAGAGACGGCTGGATAGTGGATTATTTCCACGTTTTTGGGGAAGGACAGAGATACCTGAACAGGAGAAACTGGGCAGGGGCAG gGCATTCCCTCCAGCAGGTGACCGGGCATGATCACTACAATGCTGAACTGAAAACGATCAAGGGGTTCAATGGTCGGTTTGGCTATCGCCGAAACACCCCAGCCCTCCGCCAGCGCCCGTCTGTCTTTGGAGAGGTCACCCCGTTCCCTCTCTTCTAA
- the RPL23 gene encoding large ribosomal subunit protein uL14, with protein MSKRGRGGSSGAKFRISLGLPVGAVINCADNTGAKNLYIISVKGIKGRLNRLPAAGVGDMVMATVKKGKPELRKKVHPAVVIRQRKSYRRKDGVFLYFEDNAGVIVNNKGEMKGSAITGPVAKECADLWPRIASNAGSIA; from the exons ATGTCGAAGCGAG GACGTGGTGGGTCCTCCGGTGCGAAATTCCGGATTTCCCTGGGTCTTCCGGTGGGTGCGGTGATCAACTGTGCGGACAACACAG GAGCCAAAAATCTGTATATCATCTCTGTGAAGGGGATCAAGGGACGATTGAACAGACTTCCTGCTGCTGGTGTGGGTGACATGGTGATGGCCACAGTGAAGAAAGGCAAACCAGAGCTCAGAAAGAAGG TGCATCCAGCAGTGGTAATTCGACAACGAAAGTCATACCGGAGAAAAGATGGTGTGTTTCTCTATTTTGAAGATAATGCGGGGGTCATAGTAAACAACAAAGGTGAAATGAAAG gtTCTGCTATCACAGGACCAGTCGCAAAGGAGTGTGCAGACTTGTGGCCTAGGATTGCATCCAATGCTGGCAGCATTGCATGA